CCGCCCTGGCCGCCGCGCCGGCTGAGTACCAGACCGCCCCGGCGCATGTCGTTCAGGATGTTTTCGAGGAACTTGTGCGGGATGTCCTGGGCATCGGCAATGGCCTCGGCCTTCATCGGCACGTCATCCCGTGACGCGGCGAGCTCCAGCGCGGCACGTACCGCGTAGTCCGCCCTGGCTGAGATCCGCATGCTCCCATTATCCGGTACGGCCTCGCTCGGCATCCGTTGAGGGCGGGCCGCCGGGCGGGGCAGGTCTCCCCCCGGGACGAGGTCGCCCGGCGTCCAGGCCACATATTGCGGCAATGCACTTCAGGACGGGTTCAGCGGTCTCGGTCGACCTCCGCGCGGACCTCGGGCGCGGTCGCCCTGTCCAGCCGGGCGTGAAGTGTGGCCAGACGGACCCTGAGACTCTGCAGAGGGGTGGATGGCAGGGCGCGGGCGGAGCCGCGCGCGTAGTGGCGCTCGACATAGAACTGTCCCGCGCTGAGCACCGTCGTGATGGCGATGTACCAGAGGGTGGCGACCATCAGCAGCGGGATGACCTGGTAGGTCTGGTTGTAGACCAGTTGCACCGAGTACAGCAGGTCGTGCACGGCCAGCACGCTGACGATGCTGGTGCCCTTCAGGGTGCCGATCAGCATGTTCCCGGCGGTCGGCACGATGGAGCGCATCGCCTGCGGGACGACGATCCGGCGCAGGGTGCGCCGTCTGCCGATGCCGAGAGCCTGGGCGGCCTCCGTCTGGCCGGCGTCCACCGAGAGGATGCCGCCGCGTACCACCTCGGCGGCGTAGGCGGCTTCGTGCAGGGTCAGCCCGATGACGGCGGTGAGGGTGGGGCCGAGCAGGTTGACCGTCTTGACGGTGACGAACTGAGGCCCGAAGGGGATGCCGAGGCCGAGCGTCGGGTAGAGGGCGCCGATGTTGAACCAGAACAGCAGCTGCACCAGCAGCGGGGTGGACCGGAAGATCCACACATAGCCCCAACTCAGCGTGCGCAGAACCGGGTTGGCGGACAACCGCATCACGGCCAAGGGGGTGCCCAGCAGGAAGCCGAGCACCATGACCACGCCGGTCAGCCAGAGGGTGAGCAGCAGTCCGTCGAGCACGGCGGTGGTGGTGAGGTACCGGCCGACCACATCCCACTGGAAGGCGCGGTTGCGCACGACAGAGTTGACCACCATCGCGAGGACCAGCAGCGCGGCGGCAGCGGCCAGCCGGCGGCCGATGTGCCGGCGCGGCACGATGCGCGGCAGGTCGTCCGCGGGGCCTTGCCCCGGGGTAAGACGAGGGGCTTTCAGGCGTCCTGCCGGTGGGACGGGTGCCGAGAGGCGGGAGGAATCGGTGATGTCGGACGGCGAAACCATCAGGAGGCTCTCCAGGGGAGACAGGCGCGGGCGCCGGTGACCACCCGGCGGCACACACGTTCACGGAATCCGCGCAGAGACAGCGCGGGTACGGGGCAGACGGCCCGGTTTCGGCGTCATCACGCTCGCCGCGTCCCTCAACGCGGCCGGTGCGGCTGCCGCGCGCGGCGGAGCCGGTCCGTCCTCGATCGTATGGGGCCACCGCGCGCATGTGTCAATAACGCACAGGAACCGCTCAACACCCGTCCGACATCCGGGCCGTAGTTGACGAGACGCGAGATGTACTGCTCAATTAATCGCATGAATGCCGAGCAGCGCCTGGTCACCCGTGACCACATCGACTTCGGTCGGGTGTGGTCCGCCGCGTGTTGCGCCTGAAGCGGCAGCGGGCCGTCTGACCGGCCCTTCCCTCCCGCGGGCACCCCGTCGTGGGCCGGGTTCCTCCCGTCGTAGCACCGTCGCACGCACGCGCTGACACACGCTGAATCCGCGTGGGGACGGTCCTACGACACCGGACACGCGCTGCCGCCGCCCTGCCCCGCCCGAGGCCCACGCCTCGGCGTCATCACACCTGCTCACCCCCGGTTCCCAGCACCCGAGGCGCGCCGTCACCTGGCCGCACCGAGGGCTGCTTCGCCGTGCCCGCGTGTTCACCACGACACGGCACCAAGGACTTGAGGAAAGGTCATCTCCCATGCCAGTGGAGTTCCTCGGCATCGCCGCCACCAACGACGGCTCCGAAACCACACCGCGCTCCGGCGCCGCCTTCGACAAGGAGTACACGCTCCGGCTCGCCCGAGCACACGAGGAGCACGGGTGGGACCGGGTCCTGTTCGCCTATGGTTCGGGATCCCCGGATCCGACGCCGGCCGCCGCGTATATCGCGAGTCGGCTGGACCGTCTCCAGGTCCTGCTCGCCCACCGCCCGAACGTCTCGTACCCCACCTTCGCCGCGAAGACCTTCGCCACCCTCGACCAGATCAGCGAGGGCCGCCTGACCGTGCACTTCATCACCGGCGGCAACGACCACGAGCAGGGCCGAGAGGGCGACACCCTCACCAAGGACGAGCGCTACGCCCGCACCCGCGAGTACATCCGGATCGTCAAGAAGATCTGGACCAGCCACGAGCCCTTCGACCATGAGGGCGAGCACTACCGCTTCCACGACTTCGTCAGCGACGTCTTCCCCGTCCAACAGCCCCGCCCCAAGGTGTCGTTCGGCGGTTCGTCACCCGCGGCATACGCCGCCGGAGGAGCCGAGGCCGACATCTACTGCCTGTGGGGCGAGCCCCTGGAGAAGACCGCCGAGCAGATCGAGAACGTGAAGGCCGCCGCGAGGGCCGCGGGCCGCCCCGACGTGCCGCGGATCCAGGTCGCCTTCCGCCCGATCATCGCCCCGACCGAGGAACTGGCCTGGGAGAAGGCCCACCGCACGGTCGGTGCCATCCGGGAGCGGCGCGAGGCGGGTCTTGTGCGCCACCACCGCAGGGGCGCCACCGGGGCTGCAATTCCTCAAAACGCCGGCTCGCAGCGGCTGATCGCCATCGCCGAGGCGGGGGAGCGCTACGACCGGGCCCTGTGGACCCCGACGGCCGCCGCCACGGGTGGCGCGGGCAACTCCAACGCCTTGGTCGGCACCCCGGAAACGGTCGCCCAGGCTCTGCTGGACTACTACGACCTCGGCGTCGACATCCTCTCCGCCCGCGGATACGACCTGCTGGACGATGCCATCGACTTCGGCCGGTACGTGATCCCGATCGTCCGCGAGGAGGTCGCCAAGCGCGACGCCGAGCGTGCGGCACGGGGGACCCAGACCCTTGCGGCGGTGGGCGAATGACTTCCGTAGCTCACATCAGAACCCGTCTGCGCGTCGCCGCCGGCATGACGCTGCTGCCCGTACTGGCGCTGACCGCCTGTGGCTCCGGCGATACCCCCGGCACCACAGCGGTGGGTGCCCAGGCGTCCCCCGCCCCGACCGACGACCCGGTCGCCGCCGTGCGCAAGGTGGACTCCGTGGCCGCCCTGCTGCCCGCCGAGGTACGCAAGGCGGGCACGCTGCGGGTCGGCAGCTCGATCGGCTTCCCGCCCGGCGCTTACTACCCGAACGGCCCGGACAAGGCGCCCGCCGGCCAGGACATCGACCTCGCCGACGCCGTGGCCAAGGTCCTCGGCGTCGAACTGCGGCGCCAGGACGCCTCGTTCGAGACAATCCTGCCCGCCCTCGGCAGCGGCAAGTACGACTTCGGCACCGGCAACTTCGGCGTCACCACCCAACGCCTGAAGACCGTCGACTTCGTCACCTACATCAATGACGGCCAGGGATTCGCGGTGAAGAAGGGCAGTACCGTGCTCAAGACCAAGGTCACCGACCTCACCCAGCTGTGCGGGCTGACCATCGGCACCGGGGCCGGCACCACGTTCGAGGCGACTCTCACCGCGCAGAAGGGCGTGTGCGCCAAGGCGGGCAAGAAGCCGTACGACGTGAAGGTCTACTCGGAGAACGCGGCGACCCTCACCGCGCTCCAGCAGGGCCGCATCGACGTGATCATGTCGACCATCAACGGCCTGCGCTACCAGGCCGCACAGACCGCGTCGGGGACCACCTTCCTCGGCGAGTACCACCGCCTCGACGTCGGCTTCGCCTTCAAGAAGGGCTCTGCGCTCACCAAGGCGTTCCAGGCCGCCGTGGACGAGCTGATCAAGAACGGCACGTACGCCGGGATCCTCAAGAAGTGGGGCACCGCCGCCTCCGCGATCGACGCGTCGCGGATCAATCCGCCCGAGCACACGTAGCCAGTGGGCAGGAACGCACGAGGGGAGACAGCCGATGAGTGAGGTGATGGTGGACGTCCACGGCGTCCACAAGAGCTTCGGCCCGCTGGAAGTGCTGTGCGGCGTCGACCTGAAAGTCCGCACCGGCCAGGTCACCGTGATCCTCGGCCCGTCCGGCTCCGGGAAATCCACGCTGCTGCGCACCATCAACCACCTGGAGAAGGTCAGCCGCGGCTGGATCAGTATCGACGGCGAGCTCATCGGCTACCGCCGGGTGGGCGGCAAGCTGCACGAGCTGAAGGAGAAGGACGTCCTGAAGCAGCGCACCCACATCGGGTTCGTCTTCCAGAACTTCAACCTCTTTCCGCATCTGACCGTGCTGGACAACCTCGTCGAGGCACCCGTCTCCGCGCTGCGCCACCCGCGCAAGGAGGCCGAGAAGACAGCCCGCCGACTCCTGGAGCGGGTCGGTCTCGCCGACAAGGCCGACGCCTACCCGCGGCAGCTCTCCGGCGGTCAGCAGCAGCGCGTGGCCATCGCCCGCGCGCTCGCCCTCGAACCCAAGGTGCTGCTCTTCGACGAGCCCACCTCGGCGCTCGACCCGGAACTGGTCGGCGAAGTCCTCGACGTCATCAGGGACCTGGCCCGCGCCGGAACCACCATGATCGTCGTGACCCACGAGATCGGTTTCGCCCGCGAGGTCGCCGACAGCGTGGTCTTCATGGACGGCGGAGTCGTCGTGGAGCAGGGGCCGCCCGCGGCCGTCCTGGACGACCCGCAGCACGAGCGCACCCGCGCCTTCCTCTCCAAAGTCCTTTGACCGCCCTCCCCTCTTCGCACGCTCCCGAAGGGTCCGCCATGGCCACCGTCCTGTCCGTCTCCGGAAGTCCCTCCGCCACCTCCCGCACCGCCCGCCTGCTGCGCCACCTGGACAGGCGGCTCACGGCCCAGGGACATGAGGTGATCCCGCTGGACGTCCGCACCATCCCCGCCGAGGCTCTCCTCGGAGCCGACTTCCGGCACCCGGCGATCGTCGAGGCGACCGCACTGTTCGACCGCGCCGACGGCGTCGTGATCGGCACTCCCGTCTACAAGGCCGCCTACTCCGGACTGCTGAAGTCGTTGCTCGATCTGCTGCCGCAGTACGGTCTGGCCGGCAAGACCGTCCTTCCGCTGGCGACCGGCGGATCCACGGCGCACGTCCTGGCGATCGACTACGCACTGCGCCCCGTGCTCAGTTCCATGGGCGCCGCGCACATCGTCCAGGGCTGGTTCACGCTGGACAAGGACATCGCGGTGGGCGACGACGGCACACTGGCCGTCGCGCCGGGCCCGGCCGAGGCCCTCGCGCAGGTCGTCGACCAGTTCTCCGAAGCCCTCGGCAGCCGAACGGCCCTGGTGGCAGCCGCCGGATGAGCCCCCTGACCGTGACCGCCGACGACGACGAGCGAAAGGCGTGAGCCTCCGTGAGCCTCACCTTCCACTGGTTCCTGCCCACCAATGGCGACAGCCGTCATGTCGTCGGCGGCGGCCACGGCACCCCGGTCACCGCAACCGGAGGTGACCGGCCGCCGAGCATCGGCTACCTCACCCAGATCGCCCGCGCCGCGGAGGACCTCGGCTTCACCGGTGCACTGACCCCCACCGGCGCCTGGTGCGAGGACGCCTGGCTGACCACCGCCATGGTCAGCCAGAACACCGAGCGACTGAAGTTCCTGGTCGCCTTCAGACCCGGCTTCCTCTCACCGACACTGGCTGCGCAGATGGCGTCCACCTTCCAGTGGCAGACCGGCGGCCGACTACTGCTCAACGTGGTCACGGGAGGAGAGAGCCATGAGCAGCGCGCCTACGGTGACTTCCTCGGCAAGGACGCGCGGTATCGCCGTACCGGCGAATTCCTGGAGGTCGTGCGGGAGTTGTGGAAGGGCAAGGCCGTCGACCTGAACGGCGAGCACCTCCAGGTCGAGGGCGCCAGGCTCACCCGGCTGCCCAACCCCGTCCCCCAGGTGTACTTCGGCGGCTCGTCGCCCATCGCCGGTGAGGTCGCGGCGCGGTACGCCGATGTCTATCTCACCTGGGGCGAGCCGCCCGCTCAGGTCGCGGAGAAGATTGCCTGGATCAAGGGGCTGGCCGCCAGGCAGGGTCGCGCCCTGCGCTTCGGCATCCGGCTGCACGTCATCTCCCGCGACACCTCCGAGCAGGCATGGGCGGAAGCGAACCGGCTGCTGGACGGCTTCGACCCGGAGACGGTGCGGTCGGTGCAGGCGGGGCTCGCCCGCAGCGAGTCCGAGGGCCAGCAGCGCATGCTCGCCCTGCACGCCGGCGGCAGCCTCCCCCAAGCTCTCAACTCCGTTCGAGCAGGGGGGACCCCCACCGCACTGGAGATCCACCCCAACCTATGGGCCGGCATCGGCCTGGTGCGCGGCGGCGCGGGCACCGCGCTGGTCGGCAGCCACGCCGAGGTGGCCGAGCGGATCGAGGAGTACCACGCCCTAGGCATCGAGGAGTTCGTCCTCTCCGGCTACCCGCACCTGGAGGAGGCGTACTGGTTCGGCGAGGGCGTCCTGCCCAAGCTTCGGGCGAAGGGCCTGTGGCGGCACCCATATGGCCGGCAGGCGGCTTCCTCGGTTCACGTACCCTTCACCGACGCGGGGAGCCCGCGATGACCCACGTGATCCCCGAGGGGACGCCGATTGGCACGACTCTTGGTCCGTCGCCACGACTCCATCACCGTGCCCGCGCCGCATAGGCCCTGACGTCCGCGTCCGCGTCCGCGCGGCCGGCTGAGGGGCACGCCGAGCGTAGCTCCCATGCCCTGGGCCCCAGGGCAGGCGGCGCCAAGGGGAGGTCGGCCTGTCACTACGAATGGTCATGTCTCCCGCAGCGGTGCGTACACCTCCGGCCCCAGCCCGAACGTCCAGGCCACTCCCTCCCTGGCCTCCCGTGTCGTCGGCGGCACGCGGAGCCAGTACGTGCGGTGCGTTCCGTCCGGCTCCGGCGTGGAGTTGAGGACCTCCACCATCACGACCGGCTCGTCCCCGTCCAGGTCGATGCGCCAGAGCGTACCGGTCTCGTCCCGGTGGATCGGCCGGGCCGCGGAGTCGGCGAGGTAGCGGTCGTAGCCGTAGTGCTCGAGCATGACGCGCCGCAGCTCGGCGTTCTCCTCGGCGCGGATCCGTTCCGACGTCAGCGTGCGCAGCTCCGCGAGGAAGGCGGCCGGCACCGGCATGCCACGCCAGGCGTACAGGGCGAAACCGTCGGGGAAGGCCAGCGCCGGGCCGTCCCCGCGGTCGAGCCGGCCCGCCTCGTCGCGGTGCAGGGCGACGGGGCGTTCGCACACCACCGCGACCTTCTCGAACGGCCACCACCAGCCCGCGCTGCGGCAGACCTGGGCCAGCCCGTCGAGCGGGGCCCGGTCCGAGTCGAGGGCGGCGAGCCAGGGCGCGTCGTGCTGTCCGAGCACGGCGTCCAGCAGGATCAGCCGGATCTCCGTCCCGGCGCGCTGGTCGCCGTCCGCCAGCTCGTCGAGTACACCCCGCTGGATCCGGTCGACCAGCGCGCGCGTCGTGTCCCACAGACGCCCGCCGGTGGCAGCCCAGCGTGCCGACCAGCCCGCCGCGCCCAACTCCTCGTGCAGACGCAGGCGTTCGGCTGCCCAGGGCGCGCTGCGGACACTCTCGCGCACGCTGGGGCCGAGGTCCGTCGAGGCGCGTATCAGCGTCACGGCCTCGCGCGGTGAACCGGCCCACACCATGCGTTCCGGCTCCGCCAGCCCGGCCCTCCGGTACGCCAGCCGGACGCCCGCCTCCGCCGCGGCCCGGTCCGCCGGAACGGCCGCCGCGGCGCACGCACGCCACCGCTGGACCTCGTCAGTCGTCACCCTCGTCTCCCTCACCCTGCGTCCGCCCTGTCTCTTCGTCTGTCTGTCGTGCGTCCGTGCGGCTGTCTGTCTGCCGGCCCGTCATGTGACTCAGTCCGCCACGATCCGCACCGACCCCGGCACGTACTCCCGCTGCCGGATCACGCGGAACCACCCCTTGGGCAGCGTGATCGCTGCGTGCTCCTCGTGCACCACCCGCCCGCCCTGGGGCAGATGCAGCAGCAGCGGACCGAACGGCCCCGGCTCACACACCAGTTCGCCCGGACCGACCACCGCATGGGCGTGGCCGGTGACCTCGCCCAGCGCGAGCACCAACCGCCCCCGTGCGTCACGCGGTTCTCTCGGCCAGCCATGTCAGCGCTTGAACCGACCCGCCCGGAGACCGGCCCCGGCCTGCCCCCGCCGCCCTCCGGCACGCCGGACATGAACGAGATCGTCGGCAGCCACGACATCCTGCTGGTCACCCTCGACACCCTGCGCCACGACGTCGCCGCCGAACTGGCCGCGGCCGGCCGCATCCCCAACCTGGCCCGCCATCTGCCCGACGGCCGCTGGGAGAAGCGGCACGCACCGGGCAGCTTCACCTACGCCTCCCACCAGGCGATCTTCGCCGGTTTCCTGCCCACGCCCGCAGCGCCCGGCCGCCACCCCCGTCTGTTCGCGGCCGACTTCGCGGGCAGCGAGACGACGGCGGACGGCACCTTCGTCTACGACACTCCGGACCTGGTCTCCGGTCTCGCCAAGGCCGGCTACCGGACGGTGTGCATCGGGGGAGTCGGCTTCTTCAACAAGCGGGGACCGCTGGGCTCGGTGCTGCCGGGGCTCTTCCAGGAGTCCCACTGGGAGCCGGAGTTCGGAGTCACCTCACCGACGTCGTTCGAGTCACAGGTGACCCGTGCGGAGCAGGTGATCGGACGACTGCCTGCGGAACAGCGCCTGTTCCTCTTCGTCAACGTGGCCTCCCTCCACCAGCCCAACTGGTTCCACCTCCCGGGAGCCAGTAAAGAGGCCGGGGACTCCCGCGACACGCACGCCGCCGCCCTGGAGTACGTGGACCGGCACATCGGCCGCCTGTTCGCCGTCGCGAGCAGCAGGCGCCGCTGCTTGGCGATCGTCTGCTCCGACCACGGCACGGCGTACGGCGACGACGGCTACACCGGTCACCGCATCGGCCACGAGTCCGTGTGGACCGTGCCCTACGCCCACTTCCTCCTCGACCACACGCCCACCCCCGCCGAGGCCGCCCGATGACGACCCTGACCAGCGCTCACCGTGTGACCCCGTACCAGAGTTACGTGTACGCCTACCCGCACAAGACCGCGTACCGGAAACTCGACGACCGTCCGCTGCTGAGCACCCTGTGGGCGGCCGAGCCCAAGGACGCCCTCTCCCTCTACCTCCACATCCCGTTCTGCGAGATCCGCTGCGGATTCTGCAACCTGTTCACCCGCATCGGCGCCCCGGACGGCCTCACCACCGCCTACCTCGACGCCCTGGACCGCCAGGCGAGGGCCGTACGGGAGGCCCTGGGGGAGCGGGCACCGGTCCGGTTCGCCACCGCGGCCTTCGGCGGCGGCACCCCCACCTTCCTCACGGCCGCCGAACTGGAACGGCTCTACGACATAGCCGAACACCGCATGGGCGCCGACCTCCGGGCCGTTCCCCTCTCGGTGGAGGCCTCGCCCGCCACGGCCACCGCCGACCGGCTGGCGGTCCTGGCCGAACGCGGCACCACCCGCCTCAGCCTCGGCGTGCAGAGCTTCGACGACACCGAGGCCCGGGCCGCCGTACGCCCGCAGCGCCGCGCCGACGTGGAGGCGGCACTCGGCCGTGTCCGCGACGCCCGGATACCGGTGCTCAACATCGACCTGATCTACGGCATCGACGGCCAGACGGAGGAGACCTGGCTGCGCTCCCTGGACGCGGCCCTCGCCTGGCGCCCCGAGGAGCTCTACCTCTACCCCCTCTACATCCGCCCCCTCACGGGCCTCGGCCGCCGGGCCGACGCGTCCGACCCGGACTGGGACGAGCAGCGTCTGCGTCTCTACCGCACCGGCCGCGACCACCTCCTCGCGCACGGCTACGAGCAGCAGTCCATGCGTATGTTCCGCCGCGCCGACGCGCCACCGCAGGGCGCGGACGACTACGCCTGCCAGACCGACGGCATGATCGGCCTGGGCTGCGGAGCCCGCTCCTACACCGCGCGGCTGCACTACTCCTTCGACTACGCCGTCGGCATGCACGAGATCCGCTCGATCATCGACGACTACGTCTCCCGCCCCGCCGCGGACTTCGCCCACGCCGAGTACGGCCGCCGCATGGACCCCGACGAGTCCCGCCGCCGGCACCTGTTGCAATCGCTGCTCCAGGCCGAAGGGCTCCAGATCGCCGACTACCGGGCCCGGTTCGGCGGCCGTACCCCCGCGGACGACTTCGCGACGGAACTGGAGCGGTTCGCCGACCGCGGCTGGCTGGAGTCCGGTGTGCCACACGCCGACGTTCTCCGCCTGACCCCCGAGGGCCTGGCCCACTCCGACGCCATCGGACCGGAGCTGTTCTCCCCGGCCGTACGGGCCGCGATGGCCGCCTACGAGCGGAAGTGAGACGGCTGCGATGGACCTGACCCTCCTGTACCGCGGCCCCCTGGCGTCCTGCGACTACGACTGCCCGTACTGCCCCTTCGCCAAGCGCCGCGACAGCAGGGAGCAGTTGCGCGCGGACCGTGCGAGCCTGGAGCGGTTCGCCGCCTGGGCCGCCGGCCACACCGGCGACCGCCTCTCGGTCCTCTTCACCCCTTGGGGAGAGGGCCTGGTGCGCTCCTGGTACCGGCGCACCCTCACCGATCTCTCCCACCAGCCGCACATCCGCCGCGTCGCCATCCAGACGAACCTCAGCTGCCGCACCGACTGGCTGGCCGACGCCGACCTCGACACCCTGGCCCTGTGGTGCACGTACCACCCGGGCCAGACCCCGTACGACCGCTTTCTCGCCAA
The Streptomyces sp. CGMCC 4.7035 DNA segment above includes these coding regions:
- a CDS encoding amino acid ABC transporter permease translates to MVSPSDITDSSRLSAPVPPAGRLKAPRLTPGQGPADDLPRIVPRRHIGRRLAAAAALLVLAMVVNSVVRNRAFQWDVVGRYLTTTAVLDGLLLTLWLTGVVMVLGFLLGTPLAVMRLSANPVLRTLSWGYVWIFRSTPLLVQLLFWFNIGALYPTLGLGIPFGPQFVTVKTVNLLGPTLTAVIGLTLHEAAYAAEVVRGGILSVDAGQTEAAQALGIGRRRTLRRIVVPQAMRSIVPTAGNMLIGTLKGTSIVSVLAVHDLLYSVQLVYNQTYQVIPLLMVATLWYIAITTVLSAGQFYVERHYARGSARALPSTPLQSLRVRLATLHARLDRATAPEVRAEVDRDR
- a CDS encoding LLM class flavin-dependent oxidoreductase; amino-acid sequence: MPVEFLGIAATNDGSETTPRSGAAFDKEYTLRLARAHEEHGWDRVLFAYGSGSPDPTPAAAYIASRLDRLQVLLAHRPNVSYPTFAAKTFATLDQISEGRLTVHFITGGNDHEQGREGDTLTKDERYARTREYIRIVKKIWTSHEPFDHEGEHYRFHDFVSDVFPVQQPRPKVSFGGSSPAAYAAGGAEADIYCLWGEPLEKTAEQIENVKAAARAAGRPDVPRIQVAFRPIIAPTEELAWEKAHRTVGAIRERREAGLVRHHRRGATGAAIPQNAGSQRLIAIAEAGERYDRALWTPTAAATGGAGNSNALVGTPETVAQALLDYYDLGVDILSARGYDLLDDAIDFGRYVIPIVREEVAKRDAERAARGTQTLAAVGE
- a CDS encoding ABC transporter substrate-binding protein — encoded protein: MTSVAHIRTRLRVAAGMTLLPVLALTACGSGDTPGTTAVGAQASPAPTDDPVAAVRKVDSVAALLPAEVRKAGTLRVGSSIGFPPGAYYPNGPDKAPAGQDIDLADAVAKVLGVELRRQDASFETILPALGSGKYDFGTGNFGVTTQRLKTVDFVTYINDGQGFAVKKGSTVLKTKVTDLTQLCGLTIGTGAGTTFEATLTAQKGVCAKAGKKPYDVKVYSENAATLTALQQGRIDVIMSTINGLRYQAAQTASGTTFLGEYHRLDVGFAFKKGSALTKAFQAAVDELIKNGTYAGILKKWGTAASAIDASRINPPEHT
- a CDS encoding amino acid ABC transporter ATP-binding protein, translating into MSEVMVDVHGVHKSFGPLEVLCGVDLKVRTGQVTVILGPSGSGKSTLLRTINHLEKVSRGWISIDGELIGYRRVGGKLHELKEKDVLKQRTHIGFVFQNFNLFPHLTVLDNLVEAPVSALRHPRKEAEKTARRLLERVGLADKADAYPRQLSGGQQQRVAIARALALEPKVLLFDEPTSALDPELVGEVLDVIRDLARAGTTMIVVTHEIGFAREVADSVVFMDGGVVVEQGPPAAVLDDPQHERTRAFLSKVL
- the ssuE gene encoding NADPH-dependent FMN reductase, coding for MATVLSVSGSPSATSRTARLLRHLDRRLTAQGHEVIPLDVRTIPAEALLGADFRHPAIVEATALFDRADGVVIGTPVYKAAYSGLLKSLLDLLPQYGLAGKTVLPLATGGSTAHVLAIDYALRPVLSSMGAAHIVQGWFTLDKDIAVGDDGTLAVAPGPAEALAQVVDQFSEALGSRTALVAAAG
- a CDS encoding LLM class flavin-dependent oxidoreductase; the protein is MSLTFHWFLPTNGDSRHVVGGGHGTPVTATGGDRPPSIGYLTQIARAAEDLGFTGALTPTGAWCEDAWLTTAMVSQNTERLKFLVAFRPGFLSPTLAAQMASTFQWQTGGRLLLNVVTGGESHEQRAYGDFLGKDARYRRTGEFLEVVRELWKGKAVDLNGEHLQVEGARLTRLPNPVPQVYFGGSSPIAGEVAARYADVYLTWGEPPAQVAEKIAWIKGLAARQGRALRFGIRLHVISRDTSEQAWAEANRLLDGFDPETVRSVQAGLARSESEGQQRMLALHAGGSLPQALNSVRAGGTPTALEIHPNLWAGIGLVRGGAGTALVGSHAEVAERIEEYHALGIEEFVLSGYPHLEEAYWFGEGVLPKLRAKGLWRHPYGRQAASSVHVPFTDAGSPR
- a CDS encoding DUF6745 domain-containing protein; the protein is MTTDEVQRWRACAAAAVPADRAAAEAGVRLAYRRAGLAEPERMVWAGSPREAVTLIRASTDLGPSVRESVRSAPWAAERLRLHEELGAAGWSARWAATGGRLWDTTRALVDRIQRGVLDELADGDQRAGTEIRLILLDAVLGQHDAPWLAALDSDRAPLDGLAQVCRSAGWWWPFEKVAVVCERPVALHRDEAGRLDRGDGPALAFPDGFALYAWRGMPVPAAFLAELRTLTSERIRAEENAELRRVMLEHYGYDRYLADSAARPIHRDETGTLWRIDLDGDEPVVMVEVLNSTPEPDGTHRTYWLRVPPTTREAREGVAWTFGLGPEVYAPLRET
- a CDS encoding STM4013/SEN3800 family hydrolase translates to MNEIVGSHDILLVTLDTLRHDVAAELAAAGRIPNLARHLPDGRWEKRHAPGSFTYASHQAIFAGFLPTPAAPGRHPRLFAADFAGSETTADGTFVYDTPDLVSGLAKAGYRTVCIGGVGFFNKRGPLGSVLPGLFQESHWEPEFGVTSPTSFESQVTRAEQVIGRLPAEQRLFLFVNVASLHQPNWFHLPGASKEAGDSRDTHAAALEYVDRHIGRLFAVASSRRRCLAIVCSDHGTAYGDDGYTGHRIGHESVWTVPYAHFLLDHTPTPAEAAR
- a CDS encoding STM4012 family radical SAM protein, with translation MTTLTSAHRVTPYQSYVYAYPHKTAYRKLDDRPLLSTLWAAEPKDALSLYLHIPFCEIRCGFCNLFTRIGAPDGLTTAYLDALDRQARAVREALGERAPVRFATAAFGGGTPTFLTAAELERLYDIAEHRMGADLRAVPLSVEASPATATADRLAVLAERGTTRLSLGVQSFDDTEARAAVRPQRRADVEAALGRVRDARIPVLNIDLIYGIDGQTEETWLRSLDAALAWRPEELYLYPLYIRPLTGLGRRADASDPDWDEQRLRLYRTGRDHLLAHGYEQQSMRMFRRADAPPQGADDYACQTDGMIGLGCGARSYTARLHYSFDYAVGMHEIRSIIDDYVSRPAADFAHAEYGRRMDPDESRRRHLLQSLLQAEGLQIADYRARFGGRTPADDFATELERFADRGWLESGVPHADVLRLTPEGLAHSDAIGPELFSPAVRAAMAAYERK